A stretch of the Argopecten irradians isolate NY unplaced genomic scaffold, Ai_NY scaffold_0028, whole genome shotgun sequence genome encodes the following:
- the LOC138311475 gene encoding uncharacterized protein: MSSSVFFRCQCRRCHIMTTLPECVCCDELMRVQETRDEIDGIACITEHPGFRTVCLDVFVLRTAYEGYKQYHNGNIPDSPKRYRYTAYRQLVRWCWGFLGKNVRVPLPSCAVNLIRSTFPADDDVYTGFNYSP, translated from the exons ATGTCAAGTTCTGTTTTTTTTAGGTGTCAATGCCGAAGATGCCACATTATGACCACTCTGCCTGAATGTGTGTGTTGTGACGAGTTAATGAGAGTACAAGAAACAAGGGACGAGATAGATGGAATCGCTTGTATAACTGAACACCCAGGATTCCGTACAGTATGTCTGGACGTGTTTGTACTACGGACCGCGTACGAGGGTTACAAGCAGTACCACAATGGAAATATACCAGATAGTCCAAA GCGATACAGATACACAGCATATCGTCAACTGGTTCGTTGGTGTTGGGGATTTTTAGGGAAAAATGTTAGAGTTCCACTTCCGTCATGTGCTGTGAATTTGATACGGTCAACATTTCCAGCAGATGATGATGTCTATACAGGCTTCAACTACTCGCCGTGA
- the LOC138311473 gene encoding LOW QUALITY PROTEIN: uncharacterized protein (The sequence of the model RefSeq protein was modified relative to this genomic sequence to represent the inferred CDS: inserted 1 base in 1 codon) — MVKKFPFNDPVVNGLDFTIPTRRDDIAPSSLVMMGHPLITISQQGLNIDVTKYQYKMIFNLTLKEQNSVALKYQNSGMFNETATDPMQESTLTEAEGIHMDIDEDEALTISTFAQTTPETPTSRTCLTQMSFKRPKSRTVRIQVKPHVMEKGCQTMPEKPKMKSVEVQCNILRPSAPQSTDVQSTPPEDLDLSWTSSHIQQHEDPNDQSYIPSESDHNAEHCDIDDEDVSSPNNRLLLVSECRLMQLFNKCFHCSSPALGDVTQVCGTMVKVEQNCGVCGYTWQWNSQPLIGSIPSGNLMMSCGILFSGSLPSKALRIFQIMYVACIAADIFLNHQRHYLQPAILDVWKRNQMEHLQEIKLEGRRICVGGDGRCDTPGHSAKYGSYSIMDLEDGRILDLQLVQVMSNEVKSSCHMEKEGLARSIAFLQDHHHLEIDTIVTDRHVQIRKWVRENMVNTKHCVDVWHVAKGLKKKLLALSKEKDCKELNDWIKNISNHLYWVAASTPDADAEVMWQKWXSLENHVQDIHEGHGSRFPRCLHPDLGGQERRRKWLKSGSKSMVKLEALIGSRQMKLDIPMLSTGHQTSELEGYHSVVNHFAPKMHGFSFNGMLCRLVLAALHFNENVGRNQAVTSQGDLSFKITFPKHKKGGYTLREVKTQPTFNYVQEQRIPQWQRQSSTFFQMPLNLSAVLLRDL; from the exons ATGGTGAAGAAATTCCCCTTCAACGACCCTGTTGTGAATGGACTTGACTTTACGATTCCAACAAGGAGAGATGACATCGCCCCCTCATCATTAGTCATGATGGGCCA TCCTCTCATCACCATCAGCCAACAGGGATTGAACATTGATGTGACTAAATATCAGTACAAAATGATATTCAATCTTACTCTGAAGGAGCAAAATAGT GTTGCTCTGAAGTACCAAAACAGCGGTATGTTTAACGAAACTGCCACAGATCCAATGCAAGAGTCAACACTGACTGAGGCCGAGGGAATACATATGGACATTGACGAAGATGAAGCACTCACAATTAGTACTTTTGCACAG ACTACACCAGAGACGCCAACATCAAGGACATGTTTGACACAGATGTCATTTAAACGGCCAAAGTCAAGGACTGTCCGCATTCAAGTGAAACCCCATGTGATGGAAAAAG GATGTCAGACTATGCCAGAAAAACCAAAAATGAAAAGTGTAGAAGTCCAGTGCAACATCCTGAGACCGAGTGCTCCTCAGTCAACTGATGTGCAGTCAACCCCACCCGAGGACCTTGACCTGTCATGGACATCATCACACATACAGCAGCATGAGGATCCAAATGATCAGTCGTACATCCCTTCAGAGTCGGATCACAATGCAGAACACTGTGATATCGATGACGAGGATGT ATCATCGCCAAACAACAGACTTTTATTAGTGTCTGAATGTCGTCTCATGCAGTTGTTCAACAAATGCTTCCATTGTTCCTCTCCTGCTTTGGGTGATGTGACACAAGTGTGTGGTACTATGGTCAAAGTGGAACAGAATTGTGGAGTATGTGGTTACACCTGGCAGTGGAACAGCCAACCGCTGATTGGGTCCATCCCCTCAGGAAATCTAATGATGTCTTGCGGAATCCTCTTTTCAGGATCTCTCCCATCTAAAGCATTGAGGATCTTTCAGATAATGTATGTTGCTTGCATTGCTGCCGACATATTCCTGAACCACCAGAGGCATTACCTTCAGCCAGCCATTCTTGATGTTTGGAAAAGGAATCAAATGGAACATCTCCAAGAAATTAAGCTGGAAGGAAGGAGAATATGTGTTGGCGGAGATGGACGCTGTGACACTCCAGGTCATTCAGCCAAATACGGTAGCTATTCCATCATGGACTTGGAGGACGGACGGATTCTAGACCTGCAACTAGTTCAGGTAA TGAGTAATGAAGTAAAATCCAGTTGTCATATGGAGAAAGAGGGACTTGCCAGGAGTATTGCCTTTCTGCAGGATCATCACCACTTAGAGATTGACACTATTGTGACTGACCGACACGTCCAGATAAGGAAGTGGGTAAGGGAAAACATGGTCAACACTAAACACTGTGTGGATGTTTGGCATGTTGCGAAAG GTCTAAAAAAGAAACTGCTAGCCCTGTCAAAAGAGAAAGATTGCAAAGAACTTAATGATTGGATCAAAAACATTTCCAACCACCTTTACTGGGTAGCTGCTTCCACTCCCGATGCAGATGCAGAAGTAATGTGGCAGAAAT CCTCTTTGGAGAACCATGTTCAAGACATCCATGAAGGACATGGCAGCCGTTTTCCTCGATGCCTACATCCAGACCTTGGTGGACAAGAAAGACGAAGGAAATGGCTAAAATCAG GAAGCAAAAGCATGGTTAAGTTGGAGGCACTTATTGGCTCGAGACAGATGAAACTGGACATCCCGATGTTGTCCACAGGCCACCAGACTTCCGAACTGGAGGGATACCACTCTGTGGTCAACCACTTCGCCCCAAAGATGCATGGGTTCTCATTTAATGGGATGCTTTGCAG GCTTGTTCTAGCCGCTTtgcattttaatgaaaatgttggGAGGAATCAGGCAGTGACCAGTCAAGGAGATCTTTCCTTCAAGATCACCTTTCCCAAACACAAAAAAGGTGGCTATACTTTAAGAGAGGTAAAGACACAGCCAACGTTCA attATGTCCAGGAACAGAGGATTCCACAATGGCAAAGGCAAAGCAGCACATTCTTCCAAATGCCCCTCAACCTCTCTGCAGTTCTTTTGAGAGACCTGTGA